The Paenibacillus sp. FSL W8-0426 region CAGCCTTGCTCGGGGATGCAGGCAAGAAGGGGCTCCAGATGCTGAAGGCTGTACTGGCGTTGCGGTACATGATGCTGCAGTTGTTTGAGCATCGGATGGATCCGATTCATGACCTCGTCCGGGATAATGCTCTTGATTTTATCAATCAGCGTCCAGCGTTTCTCCTGAAAAGGAGTGTCCGCATAATGACTTAGTCCTTCAAGCGCAAATAGGAGCGTAGCGGCTTCGTCCGGGTCCAATTGCAATGGGGGAAGCACATAACCGTCCATAAGCCTGAAGCCGCCCCCCGGGCCGGAAATGGCGATAATGGGCACATTCATTTCTGACAGGGACTGAATATCACGCAAAATGGTACGGCGGGACACTTCAAATTTTTCTGCCAATGAATGCGCCGTTTCATGACCTTGCTGCAATGCCATCACAATGGCAGCCAGCCGGTTTATCTTGTTCATGTCAGCCACTCCGTTTCGAGGGTTGCGCCGCCGCCGGAAAGGATGATGGTGCAAAGCCATTGTAACAGCAGAACAGTGACAGCTTGCATGTCACTAATGGGACAAGGCTTTTGTTTAAAAATGCAATGATTCTTGGAATCGTCAGGTATTTAAACGCTTTCCGGCAGGTGGCGATAAGTGTTGTCTCGTCCAATTCGCTTCGGGAGAACTTTTTTCCTTCTGACTTGCCGGTCGGCTTTGCTGGTAAAAAAAACCGTATCCGTCTAAACGGATACGGAAAGTAGCGGATTGCAGATATAAATCCCCTTTCTTATGAAACAGGAGGAGCGAAAACCAGATTAGTTGGCAGGATTACTCGGATCCAAAGGGCCGGATTGTAACAGTTTGTATCTTATCCACCGGGTCTATCCCCTTTGCAGCAAATGTACGTCACGACCGGCAATTTCGACCTTGCCGGAAAGCTTGCGTTTCGTCAGCAGCTCATAAGCCGTTTCTTCGCCGAGATCGTAGGTCTGCAGGGAAGCATTATGATTCATGACAAACAAGAACGATTTGCCGTCTTTAGTACGGGCACTAACCTCAACGCCGTCCGGTGTCTCCAACAAGGATTCGACGTTGTTGTCTGCGGCTATTTTGCCCAGCAATACATCCAGGAAACGTTCCTCCGGATCCGTAGCTACGTACCATGCTTTTCCTTTGCCAAAGGTGTTGCGGGTAACGGCAGGCATGCCTGCATAGAAATCGTCGCCGTACCTTGCGATGATGTCGGCACCTTCGCTGTGCAGCAAATCGCACAGCATGCCGCATTCATATTCCTCTTGCAGCAGGCCGGAAGCGGCCTCGACGACAATGCGGTTTTTCTGCTCAGGCAGCAGTGCGTCGATTTCTTCGACCCAGATGCCAAGCAGCTTGCGCAGCTCGCCCGGGTAACCTCCGGTGGTTACGAGATCGTGCTCGTTCACGATGCCGCTGAAGAACGTGGTCAGGAATGTGCCACCGGCAGCCACGAACCGTTCCAGCTTTTCGGCAAAACCCGGCTTGACCATATAGAGCACCGGGGCAAGCACGATGTTGTATTTGCCGAGGTCAGCGTCGACGCTGACGATGTCCACCTGGATGTTGCGGCGGAAGAAGGCCGCATAGTATTTGTGGATCTGGTCGACGTATTTTAGCGCAACGGTAGGTCCGCTTGATTTTTCGATAGCCCACCAGTTGTCCCAGTCGAATACGATGGCCACTTTGGACTCGACGGTGGCATCCAAAGTGGTGTCGCCCAGCATCTGCAGTTCCTGCCCCAGCTGGGAAACCTCGCGGAATACGCGCGTGTTCTCGTGACCGACGTGTTCAATGACTGCGCCGTGATATTTCTCGCAGGCTCCAATCGAACGGCGAAGCTGGAAGAACATGATCGTATCCGCGCCGTGGGCTACCGTCTGATAACTCCACAGGCGCATGACGCCGGGGCGTTTCAGGGAGTTGTACGGCTGCCAGTTCTGCTGGCTTGGCGTCTGCTCCATCAGCATGAACGGCTGGCCGTCCTTCAGGCCGCGCATCAGGTCATGGGCCATGGCCGTGAAGCTGACCGGCGTGGCCAGGCCGGGATAGCTGTCCCAGGATACGATATCCATGTATTTTGCCCACTTGAAATAATCGAGCTGTTTGAA contains the following coding sequences:
- a CDS encoding beta-galactosidase produces the protein MISGKLPKIFYGGDYNPEQWDHETHLEDLRMFNLAGIDIATVNVFSWALIQPDEVTYDFEGLDRIINSLYEKGIYICLATSTAAHPAWMAKRYPDVLRVDADGRKRKFGGRHNSCPNSPTYRKYSEKIADKLAERYKDHPAVLVWHVSNEYGGDCYCDNCEKAFRVWLKQRYSTLDHLNKAWNTNFWGHTFYDWDEIVLPSNLSEHWGENNSTFQGISLDYSRFNSDSMLDCYRLEYDAIKKHVPDSVVTTNLMGFFKQLDYFKWAKYMDIVSWDSYPGLATPVSFTAMAHDLMRGLKDGQPFMLMEQTPSQQNWQPYNSLKRPGVMRLWSYQTVAHGADTIMFFQLRRSIGACEKYHGAVIEHVGHENTRVFREVSQLGQELQMLGDTTLDATVESKVAIVFDWDNWWAIEKSSGPTVALKYVDQIHKYYAAFFRRNIQVDIVSVDADLGKYNIVLAPVLYMVKPGFAEKLERFVAAGGTFLTTFFSGIVNEHDLVTTGGYPGELRKLLGIWVEEIDALLPEQKNRIVVEAASGLLQEEYECGMLCDLLHSEGADIIARYGDDFYAGMPAVTRNTFGKGKAWYVATDPEERFLDVLLGKIAADNNVESLLETPDGVEVSARTKDGKSFLFVMNHNASLQTYDLGEETAYELLTKRKLSGKVEIAGRDVHLLQRG